One window of Thermocoleostomius sinensis A174 genomic DNA carries:
- the kaiC gene encoding circadian clock protein KaiC, which produces MTQANQDGQQRSLTVVGVQKIRTLIEGFDDISHGGLPVGRTTLVSGTSGTGKTLIAVQFLYNGITQFDEAGIFVTFEESPADIIKNAYSFGWDLQKLVDEGKLFILDASPDPEGQDVIGNFDLSALIERIQYAIRKYKAKRVSIDSVTAVFQQYDAVSVVRREIFRLVARLKQVGATTIMTTERVEEYGPVARFGVEEFVSDNVVIVRNVLEGERRRRTIEILKLRGTTHMKGEYPFTITNQGVNIFPLGAMRLTQRSSNVRVSSGVKTLDEMCGGGFFKDSIILATGATGTGKTLLVSKFLQDGCIINERALLFAYEESRAQLSRNAYSWGIDFEDMEQKGLLKIICAYPESAGLEDHLQIIKSEISEFKPSRIAIDSLSALARGVSNNAFRQFVIGVTGFAKQEEITGFFTNTTDQFMGSHSITDSHISTITDTIILLQYVEIRGEMARAINVFKMRGSWHDKGIREYVISDQGPEIRDSFRNFERIISGSPSRVSVDEKNELSRIVRGFQDKTLDDKS; this is translated from the coding sequence ATGACCCAAGCAAACCAGGATGGACAGCAACGAAGTCTTACGGTAGTAGGTGTCCAAAAAATCCGCACTTTGATCGAAGGATTTGACGACATCAGTCATGGTGGATTACCCGTCGGCAGAACCACCCTGGTGAGTGGGACATCGGGCACAGGGAAAACCCTCATTGCGGTTCAATTTTTATATAACGGTATCACTCAGTTTGATGAAGCCGGGATCTTCGTCACCTTTGAAGAATCCCCCGCTGATATTATCAAGAATGCCTATAGCTTTGGTTGGGACCTTCAGAAACTCGTTGATGAAGGCAAGCTGTTCATTTTAGATGCGTCTCCTGATCCCGAAGGACAGGATGTCATCGGCAATTTTGATCTGTCGGCCTTGATTGAACGCATTCAGTACGCCATTCGCAAATATAAAGCCAAGCGCGTGTCGATCGACTCGGTGACGGCGGTGTTTCAGCAGTATGATGCGGTGTCGGTGGTGCGGCGAGAAATTTTTCGGCTAGTGGCTCGCTTAAAGCAAGTTGGGGCAACTACGATTATGACCACCGAGCGGGTTGAAGAATATGGGCCAGTGGCTCGGTTTGGCGTTGAAGAGTTTGTCTCGGATAATGTCGTGATTGTTCGCAATGTTCTAGAAGGGGAGCGCCGCCGCCGCACAATCGAAATTTTGAAATTGCGCGGCACCACTCACATGAAGGGCGAATACCCCTTTACTATCACCAATCAGGGTGTGAATATTTTTCCGTTGGGAGCCATGCGCCTCACCCAGCGATCGTCGAATGTGCGGGTGTCGTCTGGGGTCAAAACTTTGGACGAAATGTGTGGCGGTGGCTTCTTCAAAGATTCAATTATCTTGGCGACCGGAGCAACGGGAACCGGCAAAACCTTGTTGGTGAGCAAGTTTCTGCAAGACGGCTGTATCATCAATGAACGAGCCCTGCTGTTTGCCTATGAAGAATCGCGGGCGCAGCTATCGCGCAATGCCTACTCATGGGGCATTGATTTTGAAGATATGGAGCAAAAGGGCCTACTCAAAATCATTTGTGCTTATCCCGAATCGGCAGGACTTGAAGATCACTTACAGATTATCAAGTCTGAGATCTCTGAGTTTAAGCCATCTCGGATTGCGATCGACTCGTTGTCTGCCCTCGCCAGAGGGGTCAGTAACAATGCCTTCCGGCAGTTTGTCATTGGCGTGACGGGCTTTGCTAAGCAGGAAGAAATTACCGGATTCTTCACCAACACTACCGATCAGTTCATGGGGTCGCACTCCATCACCGACTCTCACATTTCCACTATCACCGACACTATCATTTTGCTGCAATACGTGGAAATTCGCGGTGAAATGGCCCGGGCTATCAACGTCTTCAAAATGCGCGGCTCTTGGCATGACAAGGGCATTCGTGAGTATGTCATTAGCGATCAAGGACCTGAAATCAGAGACTCGTTCCGCAACTTCGAGCGGATTATCAGTGGTTCACCCTCTCGTGTCTCGGTAGATGAAAAGAACGAACTGTCGCGGATTGTGCGCGGTTTCCAAGATAAAACCCTAGATGACAAATCCTAA
- the kaiB gene encoding circadian clock protein KaiB, with the protein MSPLKKTYILKLYVAGNTPNSVRALKTLNNILEKEFQGVYALKVIDVLKNPQLAEEDKILATPTLAKILPPPVRKIIGDLSDRERVLIGLDLLYDELQEEELEELQDQ; encoded by the coding sequence ATGAGTCCATTAAAAAAAACTTACATTCTCAAGCTCTATGTCGCTGGCAATACACCCAACTCAGTGCGGGCACTTAAGACGCTGAATAATATCTTGGAGAAAGAGTTTCAAGGCGTATACGCGCTAAAGGTTATTGATGTTTTAAAAAACCCGCAATTGGCAGAGGAAGACAAGATTTTAGCAACCCCCACGTTAGCTAAAATTCTACCGCCGCCAGTCCGCAAAATCATTGGGGATCTCTCCGATCGCGAAAGAGTCTTAATTGGTCTAGATCTTCTTTATGATGAGTTACAGGAGGAAGAATTAGAAGAACTTCAAGACCAATAA
- a CDS encoding putative 2-dehydropantoate 2-reductase has product MSAPLPTSDFRLPTPRTYAILGTGALGGFYGARLQQAGCEVHFLLRSDYEQVQQHGLVVESIDGDFTLPQVKAYRTVQEMPTCDVVVVALKTTQNHLLPELLPPIVKPTGVVLVLQNGWGIETQVAELVGSDRVMGGLCFLCSNKVGPGHIRHLDYGQITLADYAADYAPCGITDRLKQIASDFEQAGIAIELAEDLLIARWKKLMWNIPFNGLSVVLNATTDAMMAHPQTRSLAKSLMQEVQAGCTACARFLSGSDRSISSDFIDTMLDYTAKMKPYRTSMKIDYDAGQPLEVEAIVGNPLRMAQQAGLELPQMTMLYQQLTFLAAQQSS; this is encoded by the coding sequence ATGTCTGCTCCCCTCCCGACTTCCGACTTCCGACTTCCGACTCCCCGCACCTACGCCATTCTCGGTACGGGCGCACTCGGCGGCTTCTATGGCGCACGCTTGCAGCAGGCTGGCTGTGAGGTGCATTTTCTGTTGCGCAGTGACTATGAGCAGGTACAACAGCATGGATTAGTGGTGGAGTCGATCGACGGTGATTTCACGTTACCGCAAGTGAAGGCATACCGGACTGTGCAGGAGATGCCTACCTGCGATGTGGTCGTTGTGGCACTAAAAACCACTCAGAATCACCTGTTGCCAGAACTGTTGCCGCCGATCGTCAAACCAACCGGTGTGGTGCTAGTGCTGCAAAACGGCTGGGGCATTGAAACTCAGGTGGCAGAGCTTGTCGGAAGCGATCGCGTTATGGGTGGGTTGTGTTTTCTCTGTTCCAATAAAGTAGGACCGGGTCACATTCGTCACTTGGACTATGGGCAAATTACCCTAGCAGATTATGCGGCTGACTATGCGCCCTGTGGTATTACCGATCGCCTAAAACAAATTGCCAGCGATTTTGAGCAAGCAGGAATTGCGATCGAACTGGCGGAGGATCTATTGATTGCGCGCTGGAAAAAATTGATGTGGAATATTCCCTTTAATGGCTTGTCGGTGGTGCTGAATGCCACAACCGATGCTATGATGGCTCATCCGCAAACCCGCAGTTTGGCAAAATCGCTGATGCAGGAAGTTCAAGCAGGCTGTACGGCCTGTGCACGGTTTTTATCTGGCAGCGATCGATCGATCTCCTCAGACTTTATTGACACCATGTTGGACTACACGGCTAAGATGAAACCCTATCGAACGAGCATGAAGATCGATTACGATGCAGGGCAACCGCTAGAAGTAGAGGCCATTGTAGGTAATCCGCTGCGTATGGCTCAGCAAGCGGGCTTGGAACTGCCGCAAATGACTATGCTCTATCAGCAGTTAACATTTCTTGCTGCGCAGCAATCAAGCTAG